One Acetobacter ghanensis DNA window includes the following coding sequences:
- a CDS encoding acetoin dehydrogenase dihydrolipoyllysine-residue acetyltransferase subunit codes for MTDLITPITMPKFGLAMTEGKIASWNIAPGAHIDAGQEIADIETTKITNGYESPASGVLRRQTATEGETLPVGALLGVLAEPAVSDADIDAFIAKFQADFSSNNASTTQADSAEPTLVTVGDQTLRVQEAGEGEGTPILFIHGFGGDLTNWMLNQTNLSSDRRTIAFDLPGHGGSSKNVKDGRPATFAETAATLLDKLDIAQAHIVGHSLGGAIALELAKAFPQKVVSLSLIAPAGLGADININFIEGFISADRRKTLEPVLQCLVYDKTLISRRMIEDIIRFKRLDGALQGLQTIAKACFPEGRQADDLRPVLAGFTGPAQIIWGTEDEVLSPSDAKGLPDTIEVTLLPQTGHMPQLEKATEVNAAITKITR; via the coding sequence ATGACGGATCTCATTACCCCCATCACCATGCCCAAATTCGGTCTGGCCATGACCGAAGGTAAAATCGCTAGTTGGAACATCGCCCCCGGCGCACACATTGATGCCGGGCAGGAAATTGCGGACATCGAAACCACCAAAATTACAAATGGCTACGAGAGTCCGGCCTCCGGTGTATTACGCCGCCAGACGGCAACGGAGGGCGAAACACTGCCGGTCGGTGCGCTACTGGGTGTATTAGCAGAACCTGCGGTGAGTGATGCAGATATTGATGCGTTTATTGCAAAGTTTCAGGCCGATTTTTCATCCAATAATGCATCCACAACCCAAGCAGACAGTGCTGAACCCACTTTGGTCACTGTTGGAGACCAGACGCTTCGTGTGCAGGAAGCGGGGGAGGGGGAGGGCACTCCCATCCTGTTCATTCATGGTTTTGGCGGCGATCTGACCAACTGGATGCTAAACCAGACCAACCTCTCATCCGACCGGCGGACCATTGCTTTTGATCTACCGGGACATGGTGGTTCTTCCAAAAATGTTAAAGACGGCAGACCCGCAACATTTGCAGAAACGGCAGCCACCCTGCTGGACAAACTGGATATTGCGCAAGCTCATATTGTTGGCCATTCACTTGGGGGGGCCATTGCACTGGAACTTGCCAAAGCTTTTCCGCAAAAAGTTGTCTCCCTTTCTCTCATCGCTCCAGCCGGGTTGGGGGCTGACATCAACATAAACTTTATTGAAGGCTTTATCTCTGCTGATCGGCGTAAAACTCTGGAGCCAGTTCTGCAGTGTCTGGTGTATGATAAAACACTGATTTCTCGCAGGATGATTGAGGATATTATTCGTTTCAAACGGCTTGATGGCGCATTGCAGGGCCTGCAGACCATAGCTAAAGCCTGTTTTCCCGAGGGCAGGCAGGCAGACGACCTGCGGCCTGTTCTGGCAGGCTTTACCGGGCCAGCGCAGATCATATGGGGCACTGAAGACGAAGTTTTATCCCCCTCGGATGCAAAGGGACTTCCTGACACTATTGAGGTTACGCTTCTTCCTCAAACAGGCCATATGCCACAACTGGAAAAAGCCACAGAAGTTAATGCAGCGATTACAAAAATAACCAGATAA
- a CDS encoding alpha-ketoacid dehydrogenase subunit beta, whose amino-acid sequence MSKKSFRQAINEALRQEMQRDPRIILMGEDIAGGQGGTAGIADAWGGVLGVTKGLYTEFGPDRVFDTPISEASYIGAAVGAAATGLRPVAELMFVDFVGCCLDQIMNQAAKFRYMFGGKARTPLVIRAMYGAGFNAAAQHSQALYPLFTHIPGLKVVVPSSPYEAKGLLIEAIRDDDPVIFLENKVMYDDEDEVPDEPYSIPFGEANLTREGDDVTIVAFGRMVNFANEAADRLEKDGISCTVLDPRTTSPLDSATILECVEDTGRLVIVDESSPRCNMATDVAALVAEEAFDALKAPIRKVVPPHTPVPFATVLEKLYLPDAARIESAVRSVMAYKKAKQDA is encoded by the coding sequence ATGTCCAAAAAAAGCTTCCGTCAGGCTATTAATGAAGCCCTGCGGCAGGAAATGCAGCGTGACCCACGCATTATTCTTATGGGAGAAGATATTGCTGGCGGGCAGGGTGGCACCGCAGGCATTGCGGACGCATGGGGCGGCGTGCTGGGGGTCACCAAAGGGCTTTATACCGAATTTGGTCCTGACCGTGTGTTTGACACCCCCATTTCCGAGGCATCTTATATTGGTGCGGCCGTAGGGGCTGCTGCTACTGGGTTGCGCCCGGTTGCTGAACTGATGTTTGTGGATTTTGTTGGCTGCTGTCTGGACCAGATCATGAATCAGGCCGCCAAATTCCGCTACATGTTTGGTGGCAAGGCCCGTACACCACTGGTAATCCGGGCGATGTATGGTGCAGGCTTTAACGCCGCCGCCCAGCACAGTCAGGCGCTTTACCCACTGTTTACCCACATTCCGGGCCTGAAGGTTGTTGTGCCATCCTCCCCCTACGAAGCAAAAGGCCTGCTGATTGAGGCCATACGGGATGATGATCCCGTGATCTTCCTCGAAAACAAAGTAATGTATGACGACGAGGATGAGGTGCCCGATGAGCCTTACTCCATCCCGTTTGGAGAAGCCAATCTAACGCGTGAGGGCGATGACGTAACCATTGTTGCATTCGGGCGCATGGTTAATTTTGCCAACGAAGCCGCCGACCGGCTGGAAAAAGACGGCATAAGCTGCACGGTCCTTGACCCACGCACGACATCTCCACTGGATAGTGCAACCATACTGGAATGCGTGGAAGACACGGGGCGGCTTGTTATTGTGGATGAGTCCAGCCCACGCTGTAACATGGCGACAGATGTGGCTGCACTGGTGGCGGAAGAGGCATTTGACGCCCTTAAAGCACCGATACGCAAAGTGGTGCCACCCCATACGCCCGTGCCATTCGCAACCGTGCTGGAAAAGCTGTACCTGCCAGACGCAGCCCGTATTGAATCCGCTGTACGCTCTGTCATGGCTTACAAAAAAGCAAAGCAGGATGCCTGA
- a CDS encoding thiamine pyrophosphate-dependent dehydrogenase E1 component subunit alpha, whose product MQIAHDILLRSYRSMRTIRDFEERLHVEFATGEIPGFVHLYCGEEASGVGVCAHLTDKDTIASTHRGHGHCIAKGVGVEGMMAEIYGRKTGVCHGKGGSMHIADLSLGMLGANGIVGGGPPLICGAALSHKVLKDGGVAVAFYGDGASNEGSTLESLNLAMVWQLPAVFVCEDNGYGEATGASYACAGNQKARAAGFGMPYFDCDGTDFFAVYEAAGAAIAHARAGNGPVMLHVHLARWYGHFEGDAMTYRANGEVARLRAEHDCLKSFRQRVTEISLLEPSALDEIDASVKDEIDAAVNAAKIAPLPEPEDLEADVYVSY is encoded by the coding sequence ATGCAGATCGCACACGACATTCTTCTGCGTTCCTACCGTTCCATGCGGACAATCCGCGACTTTGAGGAACGTCTTCATGTTGAATTCGCTACCGGAGAGATTCCGGGGTTTGTTCACCTCTACTGTGGTGAGGAGGCATCTGGCGTGGGTGTCTGCGCCCACCTGACAGATAAAGACACCATTGCCAGCACCCACCGCGGTCATGGCCACTGCATTGCCAAAGGCGTTGGGGTGGAAGGCATGATGGCCGAAATTTATGGCCGCAAGACGGGGGTCTGTCACGGCAAGGGAGGGTCCATGCATATTGCGGATCTGTCTTTGGGAATGCTGGGGGCCAACGGCATTGTTGGTGGCGGTCCGCCACTTATCTGTGGCGCAGCCTTGTCCCACAAAGTGCTCAAGGATGGTGGTGTTGCCGTGGCATTTTATGGCGATGGCGCATCCAATGAAGGCTCCACTCTGGAAAGCCTCAATCTGGCCATGGTCTGGCAACTCCCAGCCGTGTTTGTTTGTGAAGACAACGGCTATGGGGAAGCAACAGGTGCATCCTATGCGTGCGCAGGCAACCAGAAAGCGCGCGCAGCCGGGTTCGGAATGCCTTATTTTGACTGTGACGGAACAGATTTTTTTGCTGTTTACGAAGCAGCAGGTGCGGCCATAGCCCATGCAAGGGCAGGGAATGGCCCGGTCATGCTGCACGTCCATCTGGCGCGCTGGTATGGGCATTTTGAAGGCGACGCCATGACTTACCGGGCGAATGGCGAAGTAGCCCGGTTAAGAGCCGAGCATGACTGCCTCAAAAGCTTCCGGCAGCGTGTGACGGAAATAAGCCTGCTTGAGCCATCCGCTCTGGATGAGATTGACGCCAGCGTAAAAGATGAAATCGACGCCGCCGTCAATGCCGCCAAAATCGCCCCCTTGCCTGAACCAGAAGACCTGGAAGCAGACGTTTACGTCTCTTACTGA
- a CDS encoding helix-turn-helix domain-containing protein, translated as MNSIALSSGVWSTLPPLIRKSWRRCAEQYGIAADSALTRDVLCSAELRQARERMGVTMKIADPELDRLHGIVSTLDYNVLLADPAGIVVARRGAPPFEKGCRRWHLWPGANWAEAEAGTNGIGTCLMEGQPVTVHRDQHWRTGLRYLTCSAVPFYGPNGCVAGALDASSIRADPSGRIALMMEAVLIDAARRLERRSFLEAFRSRTVLLLGEGNGISLPMIALDDKRIVVGATFAARAMLGIENTEVASVCFDLGAGTAGVPDFQEAERTVIEGALAMSQGKIAPAARLLGVSRSTLYRKLRSMAHGAVS; from the coding sequence ATGAATTCGATTGCTTTGTCTTCTGGCGTATGGTCAACCCTCCCGCCACTGATCAGAAAATCATGGCGGCGCTGTGCAGAGCAGTATGGCATTGCTGCGGATAGTGCGCTGACGAGAGATGTCCTGTGTTCAGCTGAATTGCGGCAGGCGCGCGAACGTATGGGCGTGACTATGAAAATAGCTGACCCCGAGTTGGATCGGTTGCATGGCATAGTCTCCACGCTGGATTATAATGTGCTGCTGGCGGACCCTGCCGGTATTGTTGTTGCCCGTCGTGGTGCGCCTCCTTTTGAGAAGGGTTGCCGCCGCTGGCACCTGTGGCCCGGTGCCAACTGGGCTGAGGCCGAGGCCGGGACCAATGGCATAGGCACCTGCCTGATGGAGGGGCAACCTGTTACAGTCCATCGTGACCAGCATTGGCGCACTGGGTTGCGTTATCTGACCTGCTCGGCCGTACCTTTTTATGGTCCGAATGGCTGCGTAGCTGGGGCGCTGGATGCCAGCTCAATCCGTGCGGACCCATCGGGGCGGATCGCTTTGATGATGGAGGCGGTGCTGATCGACGCTGCACGCAGGCTGGAGAGGCGGAGTTTTCTGGAAGCTTTCCGGAGCAGGACAGTTTTGTTGCTGGGGGAAGGCAATGGCATCTCTCTGCCCATGATCGCACTGGATGACAAACGCATAGTGGTTGGTGCAACATTTGCCGCCAGAGCCATGCTGGGGATCGAAAATACCGAGGTTGCAAGTGTATGCTTTGATCTGGGAGCAGGCACCGCAGGTGTGCCTGATTTTCAGGAAGCGGAGCGGACGGTCATAGAAGGTGCTCTGGCTATGTCGCAGGGCAAGATTGCTCCTGCCGCTCGTCTGCTGGGGGTCAGTCGTTCGACCTTGTACCGTAAGTTACGGTCGATGGCGCATGGAGCCGTCTCCTAG